TTCGGTTCCAACCGCCAGCCTTTGGTAGCACAGCCCAGCAGGAATGGAATTGGCCCTTAAGAGCGCTGCCAACAAATGGCTCTTGGCGTAACAGTAGCCGGTACCGTGAATTAATACTTCAGAGGCTTTGCAGGTGACTGGGTTTTTCCGATAATCCCAACTGTGCTGGATTGAATCGCGGACGAACTCGAAGCATCGTCTTACCACTGCCTCATCAGAATTGGCGCCGTCAGCAAGCTCTGCTGCTTTTGCCGCCACCAAAGGCTGCTTCCAATCAATGTATTCGCTGCTACCGAGATATTGTTCCATACGTGTCGTCACCACAGGGGTTGATATACAAGCTAACGCCAAGGGTAACCTGCCGCCGCCACTGAACTCGATTCAGAGAACGCTGCTCCCGGCGGTCAGGTTGACCCAATTGTGTACGCCCGGCACGGGCGTGAACTTATGGGGTGAAAGTCCCCTGTATGGTGAATCCGTTACTGTCGTGATGACAGGAACATAAATACTAGCCGAAGGCAAGGGCGTTCCCGCGAGGGTGGGTCCGAAGGAAGCCGGAGTGCAAAGCTGTGAGCCGACGAACAGAAAGGACATACAAGGCCGAGTCTCTGGGCAAGTTAGCACAACATAACAAAGCCCCGGATTCAGGAGATACGGTAAATGTCGCGGTTGCATAGTCACAGTTCACGTTCTTATCCGGGGAGATCTGCTCCACATTGCGTTTCGTCAAGAAAAGCGCGGCTGCCGGTAACGGTAGTCGTGATGGGGCAGAAGTCAGCATAAGCCATAGTAGACAAGGAAGCCACCATTCATGGCGGTGTGGTGATTGGGAACAAGCCCGACAAAGATAGCCGGGAAGACTTACCCTGTCGAAGGGCCGAACTTAAAGAGAGGGATGTCATCCCCTATGAGCTCTGCATCGCGTTGAACCCGACCGGGTGAGCGAAATCGCAGGCGCGTCATAGGATTCAGCTCCCCAAGATAATCACAGTTACTGCCATCTTTTCAAAGAACTGGGATTGGAAATGACCAGCTACGGCTCGTCGCTCTTTAGGAACCGCCTGGTGCGGACCCGCATGCCAGGTGGTGGTGTGCCATGAGAGCAAGAAGTTTTGCTCGCAACTGTAGGAAAGATGGAGGAAGGCCCTCTGGTGACGACTTCCAGAAGTAGTTGTCAAACCACCGTGAGCTGCGTTGATAAAGAGTCAAGGTGGTGAGCGTCACGGAAAAGGCAGGACAAGATCTTGTCAGGTATGAGATATGGAGATGAGCGCAAGCGAACCGCTGATGACGTGTCGAAAGCATGTATGGTGACATCAAAAATGGGGTTGCACCACTGTCCCATGATGAGTCCAAGGGGAATCTGGTTACTGCTTGGATGGTGTCCGGCATAAAGGTGGCATGAACGTATCTTAGGCTTTCTTATGGAACATGGGAACCTGTCGTTCCGATGCTAAGGGAGAAATTCAAGTGGAAGCACCACAAGGACCAGAGTACCGATGCGGAGCACAGGGGCGGAGCAACTCGTAGTAGTGATGAAGGTTCTGTAATGGGGCTGGAGCGAAGGGGTTGCGTCGTTCAACTTTTAACATAAGAACAACCCGAACAGGGAAGGATTCTGTTGGAAAAAGTAAAGTCGTTTATTATCTCAAAGCGTCAAGTTTGGGAAGCGTACAAGTGCGTAAAAGCAAACCGTGGTAGTGCTGGAATAGATAATCAGTCCATAGTTGATTTTGAAGGGGATATTGCCAATAACCTTTACAGAATATGGAACCGGATGTCTTCCGGCAGTTATTTTCCTCCACCAGTTAAGCGTGTAGAGATACCAAAAGGGGATGGCCGAATGAGACCCCTAGGCATACCAACTGTGGCAGATCGTGTTGCCCAGATGGTTGTGAAACAGTATCTTG
The window above is part of the Desulfobulbaceae bacterium genome. Proteins encoded here:
- a CDS encoding transglutaminase family protein, with product MEQYLGSSEYIDWKQPLVAAKAAELADGANSDEAVVRRCFEFVRDSIQHSWDYRKNPVTCKASEVLIHGTGYCYAKSHLLAALLRANSIPAGLCYQRLAVGTEGPPFSLHGLNAVHLKNHGWYRIDARGNKPGVAAEFSPPTERLAFPIIAASERDFPEIWAEPLPLVVKALTLNKTVEQVFENLPDIEVIQANAFNTDAPKRRAG